From one Brachypodium distachyon strain Bd21 chromosome 4, Brachypodium_distachyon_v3.0, whole genome shotgun sequence genomic stretch:
- the LOC104584629 gene encoding uncharacterized protein LOC104584629 produces MSGLFDDSSTDDEFDMCEEEDIAIILAVHKSKRPKHGGSVSGREKLWRERIDAHNWFMRSYFVENPIYPKRYFRRRFRMGTKLFAHIAKSVKKYDRFFEQRRNCAGELGHSTYQKVTAALRMMAYGIPADLVDDHLAMGESQAIKCVKRFAVGIVRVFGEEYLRAPNAQDTARLLGINKARGFPGMLGSIDCMHWRWKNCPAAWHGQF; encoded by the coding sequence TGAGCGGCTTGTTCGATGATTCGTCAACTGATGACGAATTTGACATGTGTGAAGAGGAGGATATTGCTATAATCTTGGCCGTGCACAAGAGCAAGCGGCCCAAGCACGGTGGCTCCGTCTCCGGCCGTGAGAAGCTGTGGAGGGAGAggattgatgcacacaactGGTTTATGCGGAGCTACTTCGTGGAGAACCCCATTTATCCGAAGAGGTACTTCCGCCGCCGGTTTAGGATGGGCACAAAGTTGTTTGCACACATTGCCAAGAGTGTGAAGAAATATGATCGTTTCTTTGAGCAAAGGAGGAATTGCGCCGGAGAGCTTGGCCATAGCACCTACCAAAAGGTCACTGCCGCATTGCGTATGATGGCATATGGCATTCCGGCAGATCTTGTTGATGATCATTTGGCAATGGGTGAGAGCCAAGCCATCAAATGTGTCAAACGCTTTGCAGTAGGAATTGTGAGAGTGTTTGGAGAAGAGTACTTGAGAGCTCCCAATGCTCAAGACACGGCGAGGCTCTTGGGGATCAACAAGGCTCGTGGGTTTCCAGGTATGCTTGGGTCCATTGATTGCATGCATTGGAGGTGGAAAAATTGTCCTGCAGCATGGCATGGACAATTTTAA